A window of the Henckelia pumila isolate YLH828 chromosome 3, ASM3356847v2, whole genome shotgun sequence genome harbors these coding sequences:
- the LOC140886916 gene encoding uncharacterized protein, with protein sequence MSPPITTAQPAFEMPKTDCETNRDSMSCRPFDFTSSSSDTAGFDCSKMGSEISHLSGRMKPRPKRMSRKQMGASLGVLNSASIDLGLNGFHRELKADGELGNVLGGCDEYLGSTESERNAEINGKFEQFETSCFGSSLTSSTSNSHSKDGNLCFASDRSSSNLDASLKNGTFIFCARKAGCPTVKVDESPKVDVFGSDKYDSTSRVKLDQHHVEKNGCQQSNDEFGKAKSANFVFGACGSGSVKCNFGPQCQNPGKLSDNDAFEKVGNVVPDVRAEVELGSYGDSEKVSPPCVRLSSDSVDGTGKDNVNYMFGSYSDSKTSIDLEKNPCCSSDVRDGGIENTVFDTEFQNGCPNGVFIFGGLRAREVFSSDASTKLVHEMNQLNKEKAEESKSFVEHDYKIGSCRNGGSTCDCNTEGVFEEGHVFNLTNEMKRLNIGSSGAGADKAAKCSSNMCASVNNVFVFQSNQKIHGSMNENHLKNLSEKTPDKSPLSHDNTQLNKSSSFFSSVEIESCQSGKFSHVPTMNKDENDGINFTSKLAGLDSSDMDLKFSFSSVDHMASNSNRKHTKSKKWKKANGKLRERTVMQQLSGQDHENQVDISQKNHESPKCGSPMVISPYQNSDCSKAPPAVIDSGVQGEHAGLIKDLVEDNEKLHDDESNSNLSTSLHAQEGLAAIRHQYKKKYKLKVGSNHTVQRDNVGKENSRPGSEGTATHDTCELWRIRGNQAYQAGKFSKAEEFYTMGINSTPRTNNQGKPGILLCYSNRAATRMTLGRMREAISDCTLAAASDPNFFKVILRAGTCHLVLGEVEDAINCYNKCLESGTNVCLDRRVTIEAADRLQRAKRVSNLMHESEKLLKEGSHDAVKGALESIAEALSISLYSEKLLEMKGRALCFLRMYHELIKLCEQTLDIAEKNLTPDHLDDRSCRSSYARLWRWYLQTKSHYHLGRLDVALDLIEQVEKLPITTKSGDITQESASTLASSIRELLHLKKSGNEAFQSGRYTEAVEHYTVAISKSVDSRPFMAICFCNRAAAYQSIGQIVDAIADCSVAIALDENYQKAISRRATLHETIRDYKQAIDDLQKLISLLESRLQEKTRQSGSQNRSGGSNGKDLRKARRLFSKIEEQAKKEIPLNFYLILGVKASDTESEIKKAYRKAALRHHPDKAIQFLIKNDVGYDGTLWKDVGEKIHSDADKLFKVIGEAYTGLSDSSKRAKYDNEEKMRNVSTNNNKSSNSGSPSTSYSSPFERGSWSGRQAGFDTSSERPNSRRYWHDRWRSNY encoded by the exons ATGTCACCGCCGATCACAACAGCGCAACCGGCTTTTGAAATGCCCAAGACAGATTGCGAAACCAATCGGGATTCAATGTCTTGCCGACCTTTCGATTTTACTTCCAGTTCAAGCGACACAGCTGGATTTGATTGCTCGAAAATGGGCTCCGAAATTTCTCATCTTTCAGGTAGAATGAAACCGAGGCCGAAAAGGATGAGTAGAAAACAGATGGGAGCTTCTCTCGGTGTTCTAAATTCTGCGAGCATTGATTTGGGGTTAAATGGTTTTCATAGGGAACTTAAAGCTGATGGTGAGTTGGGGAATGTGTTGGGGGGTTGTGATGAATATTTGGGATCAACTGAGAGTGAAAGGAATGCAGAGATAAATGGAAAATTTGAACAATTCGAGACTTCTTGTTTTGGTTCTAGTTTGACTAGTTCAACATCTAATTCACACTCAAAAGATGGAAACCTTTGTTTTGCCTCTGACAGAAGTAGCTCAAATTTAGATGCTAGCTTGAAAAATGGTACTTTTATTTTTTGTGCTAGGAAGGCTGGCTGCCCTACGGTGAAAGTAGATGAGTCCCCTAAAGTTGATGTTTTTGGTTCTGATAAGTATGATTCCACTTCACGTGTGAAGTTAGACCAACACCATGTAGAGAAAAATGGATGTCAACAGAGTAATGATGAGTTTGGCAAAGCTAAAAGTGCCAATTTTGTGTTTGGTGCTTGTGGGAGTGGATCTGTGAAGTGTAATTTTGGTCCGCAGTGTCAAAATCCTGGCAAACTATCTGACAATGATGCATTCGAAAAAGTTGGAAATGTGGTACCTGATGTGAGGGCCGAAGTTGAATTGGGCTCTTATGGAGATTCCGAGAAGGTCTCCCCTCCTTGTGTCAGATTATCTTCTGATTCTGTTGATGGCACTGGAAAAGATAATGTGAATTATATGTTTGGTTCATATAGTGATTCCAAGACAAGTATAGATCTCGAGAAAAATCCTTGTTGTTCGTCTGATGTTAGAGATGGGGGCATAGAGAATACAGTTTTTGATACTGAGTTTCAGAATGGTTGTCCCAATGGTGTTTTTATCTTTGGAGGTTTGAGAGCCAGGGAGGTTTTCAGCAGTGATGCAAGTACTAAACTTGTTCACGAGATGAATCAATTGAACAAGGAAAAAGCTGAAGAGAGCAAAAGTTTCGTGGAGCATGACTACAAAATTGGCTCGTGCAGAAATGGAGGATCTACTTGTGATTGTAATACAGAAGGTGTTTTCGAGGAAGGCCACGTTTTTAATTTAACCAATGAGATGAAGCGGTTGAACATTGGTAGTTCTGGAGCAGGCGCTGACAAGGCAGCAAAATGCAGTAGCAACATGTGTGCCAGTGTAAATAATGTGTTTGTGTTTCAAAGCAACCAGAAAATCCATGGTTCGATGAATGAAAATCATCTGAAAAATTTGAGTGAGAAGACTCCAGATAAGAGTCCGTTGTCTCATGATAATACTCAGTTAAATAAGTCTTCATCTTTTTTTTCCTCTGTTGAAATTGAAAGTTGTCAAAGTGGCAAATTTTCTCATGTACCGACTATGAATAAAGATGAGAATGATGGGATAAACTTTACCAGCAAGCTGGCTGGATTAGATTCATCTGATATGGATTTGAAGTTCTCCTTTTCAAGTGTTGATCACATGGCCAGTAACTCAAATAGGAAACATACAAAAAGCaaaaaatggaagaaggcaAATGGAAAGTTAAGAGAACGAACTGTGATGCAACAGTTGTCTGGTCAGGATCATGAGAATCAAGTAGACATTTCCCAGAAAAATCATGAATCTCCCAAGTGTGGTTCCCCCATGGTTATTTCTCCTTATCAAAATAGTGATTGCAGCAAAGCACCCCCTGCAGTTATCGATTCAGGAGTACAAGGAGAACATGCTGGGCTTATAAAAGATTTGGTGGAGGATAATGAAAAGTTGCATGATGATGAGagcaattcaaatttatctaCTTCATTACATGCACAAGAGGGCTTAGCAGCAATAAGACATCAATACAAGAAAAAGTATAAATTGAAAGTCGGTTCAAATCACACAGTCCAACGTGATAATGTTGGAAAAGAAAATTCTAGGCCAGGCTCTGAAGGTACTGCGACTCATGACACTTGTGAGCTCTGGAGAATAAG GGGAAACCAGGCATACCAAGCTGGGAAATTTTCTAAAGCTGAGGAGTTTTACACGATGGGTATAAATTCTACCCCACGAACCAATAACCAGGGGAAACCAGGCATACTGCTCTGCTATAGCAACCGTGCTGCCACAAGAATGACTCTAGGGAGGATGCGAGAAGCCATAAGTGATTGTACATTGGCTGCAGCCTCAGACCCAAACTTTTTCAAGGTTATCTTAAGGGCTGGGAC TTGTCATTTGGTATTGGGTGAAGTTGAAGACGCGATTAATTGTTACAATAAATGCTTGGAATCAGGGACTAATGTGTGCTTAGACAGGAGAGTTACAATTGAAGCTGCTGATCGCCTACAAAGGGCAAAG AGAGTCTCCAACCTTATGCATGAGTCTGAGAAACTCTTGAAAGAAGGATCCCATGATGCTGTGAAAGGTGCTCTGGAGAGCATTGCAGAGGCCTTGTCAATAAGCTTGTACTCAGAGAAATTACTTGAGATGAAAGGAAGGGCTCTGTGCTTT TTGCGGATGTATCATGAATTGATTAAACTGTGTGAGCAAACTCTTGACATTGCTGAAAAGAACTTAACACCTGATCATCTGGATGATCGAAGCTGCAGAAGTTCTTATGCTAGGTTGTGGAGGTGGTATCTACAAACCAAGTCCCACTATCATCTAGGAAGGCTTGACGTGGCTCTTGATTTGATAGAACAAGTAGAGAAACTGCCCATCACCACGAA GTCTGGAGACATAACTCAAGAATCTGCGAGTACTTTAGCTTCATCTATACGTGAACTTTTACACCTGAAG AAATCTGGAAATGAAGCCTTTCAGTCTGGAAGGTATACAGAAGCTGTGGAGCATTACACTGTGGCTATATCGAAAAGTGTTGATTCACGCCCTTTCATGGCTATCTGCTTCTGCAATCGTGCCGCTGCATACCAATCAATTGGTCAGATTGTTGATGCAATTGCAGATTGTAGTGTAGCCATTGCTTTGGATGAAAATTACCAAAAG GCAATATCTAGGAGAGCCACTTTACACGAGACAATCAGAGACTACAAGCAGGCAATTGATGATCTGCAGAAACTGATCTCTCTTCTTGAAAGTCGATTACAAGAAAAGACTCGCCAGTCTGGTTCTCAAAATAGATCAGGCGGAAGCAACGGAAAGGATTTAAGAAAAGCTCGTCgactattttcgaaaatagaagAGCAAGCCAAAAAGGAAATTCCTTTGAATTTTTACCTCATTTT AGGAGTCAAAGCTTCTGATACAGAATCTGAGATTAAGAAAGCTTACAGAAAGGCAGCTCTCAGACATCATCCGGATAAG GCTATTCAGTTCTTGATCAAGAATGATGTAGGATACGATGGGACTTTGTGGAAGGATGTTGGTGAGAAAATTCACAGTGATGCTGACAAGCTATTTAAAGTCATCGGAGAGGCATACACAGGACTCTCAGATTCTTCCAAG aGAGCAAAGTATGATAACGAAGAGAAGATGAGGAATGTTTCAACAAATAACAATAAAAGTAGCAATTCTGGAAGCCCCTCAACGTCTTACAGTTCGCCGTTTGAAAGAGGAAGCTGGTCTGGTAGACAAGCTGGTTTTGACACCTCATCTGAAAGACCCAACAGCCGGAGGTATTGGCACGACCGATGGCGGAGCAACTATTAA
- the LOC140888309 gene encoding uncharacterized protein isoform X1, producing MLWCTHLRPKIRLPDSSEISKGWPRILDFIGFNASFRNWSRKKDGEVDMTEQLPEHMSPATRDALVKANMETPVAGDNAVLVGGFGATNDVSSSISCAAGFTDMEAHLHDVQEYEDLDGKDSGLSASLEDISEVRIIDSKGNENVGGHVTLPGDSCEAIYMEASPTADEVIRAGGFGATDDISSFLPVASDFTDFEAHIRDVEDYEDLEKDIARPGLGWTNDST from the exons ATGCTATGGTGTACACATTTGCGTCCTAAAATCCGATTACCAGATTCATCAGAAATTTCGAAAGGGTGGCCAAGAATTCTGGACTTTATTGGATTCAACGCTTCTTTCCGG AATTGGAGCCGGAAGAAAGACGGTGAGGTGGACATGACTGAACAGCTACCTGAGCATATGTCTCCTGCAACTAGAGATGCTTTGGTCAAAGCAAATATGGAAACTCCTGTTGCTGGCGACAACGCTGTACTGGTTGGAGGCTTTGGAGCTACAAATGATGTAAGCAGTAGCATTTCATGTGCTGCTGGTTTCACCGATATGGAGGCCCATCTGCATGATGTCCAAGAGTATGAAGATTTAGATGGTAAAGATTCTGGACTTTCTGCTTCTTTGGAAGACATTTCAGAAGTTCGTATAATTGATTCTAAGGGCAATGAGAATGTTGGGGGGCATGTGACCCTCCCTGGAGACTCCTGTGAAGCAATATACATGGAAGCCTCTCCCACAGCTGACGAAGTTATAAGGGCCGGAGGATTTGGAGCTACAGATGATATCAGTAGTTTCCTTCCAGTTGCAAGTGATTTCACGGATTTTGAGGCCCACATTCGTGATGTTGAAGACTATGAAGATTTAGAAAAAGATATCGCACGGCCTGGTCTTGGCTGGACTAATGATTCAACATGA
- the LOC140888309 gene encoding uncharacterized protein isoform X2, whose protein sequence is MTEQLPEHMSPATRDALVKANMETPVAGDNAVLVGGFGATNDVSSSISCAAGFTDMEAHLHDVQEYEDLDGKDSGLSASLEDISEVRIIDSKGNENVGGHVTLPGDSCEAIYMEASPTADEVIRAGGFGATDDISSFLPVASDFTDFEAHIRDVEDYEDLEKDIARPGLGWTNDST, encoded by the coding sequence ATGACTGAACAGCTACCTGAGCATATGTCTCCTGCAACTAGAGATGCTTTGGTCAAAGCAAATATGGAAACTCCTGTTGCTGGCGACAACGCTGTACTGGTTGGAGGCTTTGGAGCTACAAATGATGTAAGCAGTAGCATTTCATGTGCTGCTGGTTTCACCGATATGGAGGCCCATCTGCATGATGTCCAAGAGTATGAAGATTTAGATGGTAAAGATTCTGGACTTTCTGCTTCTTTGGAAGACATTTCAGAAGTTCGTATAATTGATTCTAAGGGCAATGAGAATGTTGGGGGGCATGTGACCCTCCCTGGAGACTCCTGTGAAGCAATATACATGGAAGCCTCTCCCACAGCTGACGAAGTTATAAGGGCCGGAGGATTTGGAGCTACAGATGATATCAGTAGTTTCCTTCCAGTTGCAAGTGATTTCACGGATTTTGAGGCCCACATTCGTGATGTTGAAGACTATGAAGATTTAGAAAAAGATATCGCACGGCCTGGTCTTGGCTGGACTAATGATTCAACATGA